Sequence from the Bacillus thuringiensis genome:
CAATTCCCATTTCGCCTTTTACGCAGCCGAAAATGCCACCAGCTACCCCACTTTTTGCGGGGATACCAACACGAATCGCAAATTCACCAGACTCGTTATACATACCGCATGTAACCATAAATGTTTTACAAATCTTTGTAATATGTTTAGGGATAATTTGTTTTTCCTTATATGGATCATATCCATCCATCGCAAAAATTAAACCGATACGTGCTAAATCGATACAGTTTACCTCAACTGCACATTGACGAGTGTATAAATCCATCAGTTCTTCGATATCACAATCAATAATTCCGTTTTGTTTCATATAGTAACAAAGTGAACGATTTAAGTAAGCTGTCTCTAATTCTGAATTGGCAACTTTAGAAGAATAATTAATAGTAGGATTATCTGTTATTTCACGTACAAAATGAAGAATGCGCTCCATCTTTTCTTCATTATCTTTTCCTGTTAACATGCTTGTAATAGCTAGTGCCCCTGCATTAATCATAGGATTAAGTGGTTTAGAAGGACTTGTCGTTTCTAACTTAATAATAGAATTAAATGGATCACCAGTTGGTTCCATTCCAACTTTAGAAAATACATATTCTTCACCACGATCTAAAAGGGCAAGTGCAAGTGTAATTACTTTTGAAATACTTTGAAGAGTAAATAGTGTTTGTGAGTTGCCAGCATGGATGTATTCTGTTTCTTTATGGAAAATGGCAATCCCTAAATCATCGGGATTTGCATTTCCTAGTTCGGGGATATAAGTAGCAAGCTTTCCTTTTTTCGTATATGGTTTTACTTGTTCTAACAACTGTTGTAAGTTGTTTGTTTCAATGCACTGCATAGTACCAACGCTCCTATTTCGAATTAACTAAGTTTACTTTTCCCGATATGCTCGGAAATAAATAATAACATGAAAAAGTGGAATGATAAAACGAAAGTTACATGTTATATCGTGGGTCTTTCGTTTTGAGTATCCTGTATTAAAGAAGGAGAATTTTCCTTTTATATAACAGTTTGGAAATAGGAGATTTATCCATAAAAAATTCAAAAATAAAAACTACACATCTATACAACTATATGTTATTATGGTTATGTAAATAGAAAGCGTTTTCTAAGGCGTACTTATAATGATAACGATTTCATAAATTTGATAGGGGGAATTAAAATGTTGCAGTTTCTACAACGTATTGGTAAAGCGTTAATGCTTCCAATCGCCGTACTACCAGCAGCAGGATTATTGCTTCGTTTAGGACAAGAAGACGTATTTAACATTCCTGTTATGGCACAGGCCGGTGCAGCAATTTTTGATAATTTAGCACTTATTTTTGCAATTGGTGTTGCAATCGGTTTGTCTATTGACGGTAGTGGAGCAGCGGGACTTGCCGGAGCAATCGGATATCTTGTTTTACAAAATACAACGAATGCTCTAAGTAAGACATATTCAGCAGCAGAGTTAAATGATAAATTAAAAAGTGTTCAAGATTTAGTCGGTTCAGTAGATCCAACTAAATTAGCAGATACAATGACAAAGGTTTCAAAAGCAGCGGCATTAACGCCGAAAATTAATATGGCCATACTCGGTGGTATTATTGCAGGGGTTGTTGCTGGTTTACTATACAACAAATTCCATAAGATTAAACTACCAGAATGGTTAGGATTCTTTGCTGGAAAACGTTTCGTACCAATCATTACTTCAATCGTAATGCTTCTTTTAGGATTAGTATTCGGTCAAATTTGGCCAACAATTCAAAGTGGTATTGATTCAGTAGCACATGGTATCGTGAACTTAGGTTCAATTGGTGCTGGTTTATTCGGATTATTAAACCGTTTATTAATTCCAATTGGTTTACACCACGTAATGAACACATACTTCTGGTTCGTACTTGGTGACTTTACAAATGCAGCTGGCGATATCGTTCATGGTGATATTGCACGCTTCTTTGCAAAAGATCCATCAGCAGGTATGTTTATGACTGGTTTCTTCCCAATTATGATGTTCGGTTTACCAGCAGCATGTTTCGCAATGATTGCAGCTGCTAAACCAGAAAAACGTAAAATGGTTACAGGTATGTTAGGTGGTCTAGCATTAACTTCATTCTTAACTGGTATTACAGAACCAATTGAATTCTCATTCATGTTCTTATCACCAGTATTATATGGAATTCATGCTGTATTAACAGGTCTGTCTCTATTCATTACAACAACACTTGGCATCCATGATGGTTTCTCATTTAGTGCCGGGGCAATCGATTACTTCTTAAACTTCGGTATTGCAACAAAACCATTGTTACTAGCAGGAATCGGTTTAATTTACGCAGCAATTTACTTTGTAGTATTCTACTTCTTAATTAAGAAGTTCGACCTAAAAACTCCTGGTCGTGAAGACGAAGAGGAATTAGCTGAAGGCGAAGAAGCACCAGTTGCAGGCTCAATTGGTGAAACTTACGTAGCAGCTTTAGGTGGAAAAGAAAACTTAACAGTTATTGATAACTGTGCAACACGTCTACGCTTACAAGTGAAAGATGCTGGTCAAGTAAACGAAGCAGCATTAAAACGTGCTGGTGCAAAAGGTGTTATGAAATTAAGTAACACGAGTGTCCAAGTTATCGTAGGTACAAATGTTGAATCTGTTGCCGATGATATGAAAAAACACGTATAAATAATTAGATAAGAGGATATCCAAAAAGATTGATAACATCAGTTTTTTTAGAGGGTATCCTCTTTTTTTTGTTAAAAATTTAACGGGAATCTTACTTTTGTAAATTTTCTTTTTCTTTTTTATACATATAGGTTGGTAATATGTGCAGTGCGTGATAAAGTAGGGATGACATAGAATGAAGTATCCATAATCTACTAAAATAAATCTTTAGTAGGGAATTAAATTATCGGTAAATAAGGGGAAAAAGGCAATCATGGATCAGGAAAAAAATAATGCGAATGGGAAAGCACGTCGGCCGATTGTATACATAAAAAGAACAATCATTCTCGTCTTACTATTTTCACTTGTATATTTCATGTATACAAAAATTGTTGTGCATAATAAGAAAGAAGAAACTTTAAAAGCAGCAGCAGAAATGAAAAAACAAGAAGAGCTAAAAAAGAAAGAAGAAAAAAAGAAGCAAGAAGCACAAAAACAAAAGCAAAAAGAG
This genomic interval carries:
- the glsA gene encoding glutaminase A — its product is MQCIETNNLQQLLEQVKPYTKKGKLATYIPELGNANPDDLGIAIFHKETEYIHAGNSQTLFTLQSISKVITLALALLDRGEEYVFSKVGMEPTGDPFNSIIKLETTSPSKPLNPMINAGALAITSMLTGKDNEEKMERILHFVREITDNPTINYSSKVANSELETAYLNRSLCYYMKQNGIIDCDIEELMDLYTRQCAVEVNCIDLARIGLIFAMDGYDPYKEKQIIPKHITKICKTFMVTCGMYNESGEFAIRVGIPAKSGVAGGIFGCVKGEMGIGIFGPALDANGNSIAGFKILELLSAQEGWSIF
- the nagE gene encoding N-acetylglucosamine-specific PTS transporter subunit IIBC, with product MLQFLQRIGKALMLPIAVLPAAGLLLRLGQEDVFNIPVMAQAGAAIFDNLALIFAIGVAIGLSIDGSGAAGLAGAIGYLVLQNTTNALSKTYSAAELNDKLKSVQDLVGSVDPTKLADTMTKVSKAAALTPKINMAILGGIIAGVVAGLLYNKFHKIKLPEWLGFFAGKRFVPIITSIVMLLLGLVFGQIWPTIQSGIDSVAHGIVNLGSIGAGLFGLLNRLLIPIGLHHVMNTYFWFVLGDFTNAAGDIVHGDIARFFAKDPSAGMFMTGFFPIMMFGLPAACFAMIAAAKPEKRKMVTGMLGGLALTSFLTGITEPIEFSFMFLSPVLYGIHAVLTGLSLFITTTLGIHDGFSFSAGAIDYFLNFGIATKPLLLAGIGLIYAAIYFVVFYFLIKKFDLKTPGREDEEELAEGEEAPVAGSIGETYVAALGGKENLTVIDNCATRLRLQVKDAGQVNEAALKRAGAKGVMKLSNTSVQVIVGTNVESVADDMKKHV